One genomic window of Halobellus limi includes the following:
- a CDS encoding radical SAM protein, producing MTDPADLSVTLVDGYVDEPAHFGVPPYISTYPRFTAGAIVDAGVPESNVTYHTIDELREDRGKWADVADADLFVYIGGMTVPGKYVGGTPAEPDEVRELAWVAEGVSVMGGPIRFGVGEENAGAQEMQRQDLDYDFLAMADVEAAAYDLVDSGLEGFENRYRDNDELDRWAAKGAFVVEQHPNHPEYLICELETSRGCAYRCSFCTEPMYGDPAFRTPESVVGEVEALYDRGVRHLRLGRQADILAYGGDGEAPNPEALRRLYGGIREVAPDLGTLHLDNMNPITVVKWPEKAREGIRIIAEHNTPGDTAAFGLESADPLVQEENHLNVTADECFRAIEIVNEEAGWRPGDDPADAPTHGTGAANRLPKLLPGINLLHGLKGERAETFEHNKQFLQRVYDAGLMVRRINIRQVMAFEGTEMADEGANIAKAHKKRFKRYKKEVREEIDRPMLRRLAPVGTVLPDVHLEYHQDGRTFGRQLGTYPLLVGIPGERGLGETIDVAVVDHGYRSVTGVPYPLDPNAASMDELTAIPGIGDRTAGDIVVNRPYDSAGDVDASEVDFSKFTGDYPADPRAD from the coding sequence ATGACCGATCCGGCCGACCTCTCCGTGACGCTCGTCGACGGCTACGTCGACGAGCCGGCGCACTTCGGCGTGCCGCCGTACATCTCGACGTACCCGCGGTTCACGGCCGGTGCGATCGTCGACGCCGGCGTCCCCGAGTCGAACGTGACGTACCACACGATCGACGAACTCCGCGAGGACAGAGGCAAGTGGGCCGACGTCGCCGACGCGGACCTGTTCGTCTACATCGGGGGGATGACCGTCCCCGGCAAGTACGTCGGCGGGACGCCGGCCGAGCCCGACGAGGTCCGCGAACTCGCGTGGGTCGCCGAGGGCGTCTCCGTGATGGGCGGGCCGATCCGCTTCGGCGTCGGCGAGGAGAACGCCGGCGCCCAGGAGATGCAGCGGCAGGACCTCGACTACGACTTCCTCGCGATGGCCGACGTCGAGGCCGCCGCCTACGACCTGGTCGACAGCGGATTAGAAGGGTTCGAGAACCGCTACCGCGACAACGACGAACTCGACCGGTGGGCCGCGAAGGGCGCGTTCGTCGTCGAACAGCACCCGAACCACCCCGAGTACCTCATCTGCGAACTGGAGACCTCGCGGGGCTGTGCCTACCGCTGTTCGTTCTGCACGGAGCCGATGTACGGCGACCCCGCGTTCCGGACGCCCGAGTCGGTCGTCGGCGAGGTCGAGGCGCTGTACGACCGCGGCGTGCGACACCTCCGGCTCGGTCGCCAGGCCGACATCCTCGCGTACGGCGGCGACGGCGAGGCCCCCAACCCCGAGGCGCTGCGGCGGCTGTACGGCGGGATCCGGGAGGTCGCCCCCGACCTGGGGACGCTGCATCTGGACAATATGAACCCGATCACGGTGGTGAAGTGGCCCGAGAAGGCCAGGGAGGGGATCCGCATCATCGCCGAGCACAACACCCCGGGCGACACCGCCGCGTTCGGCCTCGAATCCGCTGACCCGCTCGTTCAGGAGGAAAATCACCTGAACGTCACCGCCGACGAGTGCTTCCGAGCGATCGAGATCGTCAACGAGGAGGCCGGCTGGCGGCCCGGCGACGACCCCGCCGACGCGCCGACCCACGGGACGGGAGCCGCGAACCGGCTTCCGAAGCTCCTCCCGGGGATCAACCTCCTACACGGGCTGAAGGGCGAGCGCGCGGAGACGTTCGAGCACAACAAGCAGTTCTTACAGCGCGTCTACGACGCCGGGCTGATGGTCCGCCGGATCAACATCCGGCAGGTGATGGCCTTCGAGGGGACCGAGATGGCCGACGAGGGCGCGAACATCGCGAAGGCGCACAAGAAGCGCTTCAAGCGGTATAAAAAGGAGGTCCGCGAGGAGATCGACCGGCCGATGCTGCGACGACTGGCCCCCGTGGGGACGGTGCTGCCGGACGTCCACCTCGAGTACCACCAGGACGGCCGGACGTTCGGCCGACAGCTCGGCACCTACCCGCTGCTCGTGGGCATCCCGGGCGAGCGCGGGTTGGGAGAGACGATCGACGTCGCGGTCGTCGATCACGGCTACCGATCGGTCACGGGGGTTCCGTACCCGCTGGACCCCAACGCGGCCTCGATGGACGAACTCACCGCGATCCCGGGCATCGGCGACCGGACCGCCGGCGACATCGTCGTCAACAGGCCGTACGACTCGGCCGGCGACGTGGACGCCTCCGAGGTGGACTTCTCGAAGTTCACCGGCGATTACCCGGCGGACCCCCGAGCCGACTGA
- a CDS encoding cobalamin-binding protein, whose translation MDPTGAADAGSDADRADSPRSERADARPVERVVSLAPSATATLSAMDAGDAVVGVTTHCTLDRPVVGGWLNPDYDRLADLDPDVVCTADALQADVRDDLRERGYDVCHVEPATLDEVLDSFATLGRAVGRPEAGHRLAAEARDRIAAVRSRTAARNSDRDGTDGDPRPLVYCEEWGDPPMAAGNWVPEAVEAAGGRYPFCDPGGRSREVSRERVEAADPDHVVVHHCGHGDRVDPDVLEERGWDVDATVHVLDDDLLNQPSPALVDGIEALAGRFDGDGA comes from the coding sequence ATGGATCCGACCGGGGCCGCAGACGCCGGCAGCGACGCCGACCGAGCGGATTCGCCGCGCTCCGAACGCGCCGACGCCCGCCCCGTCGAGCGCGTCGTCTCGCTCGCGCCCAGCGCGACCGCCACGCTATCGGCGATGGACGCCGGCGACGCCGTCGTCGGGGTCACGACCCACTGCACGCTCGACCGCCCGGTCGTCGGCGGCTGGCTGAACCCCGACTACGACCGGCTGGCCGACCTCGATCCGGACGTAGTCTGCACCGCCGACGCCCTCCAGGCGGACGTCAGAGACGACCTCCGCGAGCGGGGCTACGACGTCTGCCACGTCGAACCGGCGACGCTCGACGAGGTCCTCGACTCGTTCGCGACGCTCGGCCGCGCGGTGGGACGGCCCGAGGCCGGCCACCGGCTCGCGGCGGAAGCACGCGATCGGATCGCCGCGGTCCGATCGAGAACGGCAGCGCGCAATTCGGACCGAGACGGGACCGACGGCGATCCGCGCCCCCTCGTCTACTGCGAGGAGTGGGGCGATCCCCCGATGGCCGCCGGCAACTGGGTCCCCGAGGCCGTCGAGGCCGCCGGCGGCCGGTACCCGTTCTGCGATCCCGGCGGGCGCTCCCGCGAAGTCTCGCGCGAGCGGGTCGAGGCCGCGGACCCGGACCACGTCGTCGTCCACCACTGCGGGCACGGCGACCGCGTCGATCCGGACGTCCTCGAAGAGCGCGGTTGGGACGTCGACGCGACGGTTCACGTCCTCGACGACGACCTGCTGAACCAGCCGAGTCCGGCGCTCGTCGACGGCATCGAGGCGCTCGCGGGGCGGTTCGACGGCGACGGGGCGTAA
- a CDS encoding AbrB/MazE/SpoVT family DNA-binding domain-containing protein, with product MSKSTRVTEKGQATIPKELREKYGLEPGDQVVWLDTEEGIVVKKRTRTGGRGMLLPEDTPDEKRREIAEELAQRVRNRRDRNYEED from the coding sequence ATGAGCAAATCCACGCGCGTCACGGAGAAGGGACAGGCCACGATCCCGAAGGAACTCCGTGAAAAGTACGGTCTGGAACCCGGCGACCAGGTCGTCTGGCTGGACACCGAAGAGGGCATCGTCGTAAAGAAACGCACGCGAACCGGTGGGCGCGGAATGCTGCTTCCGGAAGACACTCCCGACGAGAAACGCCGGGAGATCGCCGAAGAACTGGCGCAACGCGTGCGCAATCGTCGCGACCGCAACTACGAGGAAGATTGA
- a CDS encoding SHOCT domain-containing protein gives MGPPHATDRAGPLARFTPDSRRWRRRIAAVAACAAPLAAYAAVAIISGVKSGLVYNLLVAAFGTLALTLPAVAAASLLAPPSGATDRTKSREADAVETLKRRYAAGEVDEAEFERRLDALVRTEHAGSDEPAAGAGSGERARGKEIESVRR, from the coding sequence ATGGGCCCTCCACACGCGACCGACCGAGCCGGACCGCTCGCCAGGTTCACCCCCGACAGTCGCCGATGGCGGCGGCGGATCGCCGCCGTCGCCGCCTGTGCGGCACCGCTGGCCGCCTACGCCGCGGTGGCGATCATCTCGGGCGTGAAGTCGGGGTTGGTGTACAACCTCCTCGTCGCCGCGTTCGGGACACTCGCGTTGACCCTCCCCGCGGTGGCCGCAGCGTCGCTACTCGCTCCCCCGTCCGGGGCGACGGATCGGACGAAGTCCCGCGAAGCCGACGCGGTGGAGACGCTCAAGCGCCGGTACGCCGCGGGCGAGGTGGACGAAGCGGAGTTCGAGCGGCGGCTCGACGCGCTCGTTCGGACGGAACACGCCGGGTCCGACGAGCCCGCTGCGGGAGCCGGCAGCGGCGAACGCGCACGCGGCAAGGAGATCGAATCGGTCCGCCGGTAG
- a CDS encoding transcription initiation factor IIB encodes MSEKSTYTRVNASTRDESRTNEGRDGDSAGQRWVRPGEEEEETESEQADEELSCPECGGNVVVDDEHGETVCDDCGLVITEDSVDRGPEWRAFDAKEKDQKSRVGAPTTNTMHDKGLSTNIDWRDRDAYGNSLSSNQRQKMQRLRKWNERFRTRDSKERNLKQALGEIDRMASALGLPENVRETASVIYRRALDEDLLPGRSIEGVATSCVYAAARMAGVPRSLDEISEVSRVPKSEVARTYRYIARELSLEVKPADPEQYVPRFASELGLSDEAKLRARQLLKNAKEKGVHSGKSPVGLAAAAVYAAALLTNEKTTQAAVSDVADISEVTIRNRYHELLEAEESIGLA; translated from the coding sequence ATGAGCGAGAAGAGTACTTACACTCGCGTGAACGCGAGCACGAGAGACGAGTCGCGAACGAACGAGGGCCGAGACGGCGACTCGGCCGGCCAGCGGTGGGTTCGACCCGGAGAGGAAGAAGAGGAGACCGAATCCGAACAGGCCGACGAGGAGCTGTCCTGTCCGGAGTGCGGCGGCAACGTCGTCGTCGACGACGAACACGGCGAGACCGTCTGTGACGACTGCGGGCTGGTCATCACGGAGGACTCCGTCGACCGCGGTCCCGAGTGGCGCGCGTTCGACGCCAAGGAGAAGGACCAGAAGTCCCGCGTGGGCGCGCCGACGACGAACACGATGCACGACAAGGGGCTGTCGACCAACATCGACTGGCGCGACCGCGACGCCTACGGCAACTCGCTGTCGTCGAACCAGCGCCAGAAGATGCAGCGGCTCCGCAAGTGGAACGAGCGCTTCCGCACGCGAGATTCGAAGGAGCGCAACCTCAAGCAGGCGCTCGGCGAGATCGACCGGATGGCCTCGGCGCTGGGCCTCCCCGAGAACGTCCGCGAGACGGCCTCGGTCATCTACCGCCGCGCGCTCGACGAGGACCTGCTGCCCGGACGCTCGATCGAGGGCGTCGCCACCTCCTGCGTCTACGCCGCCGCGCGGATGGCCGGCGTCCCCCGGTCGCTCGACGAGATCTCGGAGGTCTCCCGCGTCCCCAAGAGCGAGGTCGCGCGCACCTACCGATACATCGCCCGCGAGCTGTCGCTGGAGGTCAAGCCCGCCGACCCCGAGCAGTACGTGCCGCGCTTCGCGTCCGAACTCGGCCTCTCCGACGAGGCGAAACTCCGCGCGCGCCAGCTGCTGAAGAACGCCAAGGAGAAGGGCGTCCACTCCGGGAAGTCGCCGGTCGGCCTCGCCGCCGCCGCCGTCTACGCCGCGGCGCTTCTCACCAACGAGAAGACGACGCAGGCCGCCGTCAGCGACGTCGCCGACATCTCCGAGGTCACGATCCGCAACCGCTACCACGAGCTGCTGGAAGCCGAAGAGAGCATCGGCCTCGCGTAG
- a CDS encoding zinc-binding metallopeptidase family protein, with amino-acid sequence MAVYTADAVSLLAYLVDALPREADQAFAEAEAGETVIQAPSTALAEVLYSVSRDKNVRGVTLTGTPEDARRALIGNGPISVASVDDDELTEYAAVVGEFSIHDALIVAIHRARGTDAIITADGVIRNAGYEVLWA; translated from the coding sequence ATGGCAGTGTACACCGCGGACGCCGTTTCCCTGCTCGCCTACCTCGTCGACGCACTCCCGCGTGAGGCCGACCAGGCGTTTGCCGAAGCGGAAGCGGGGGAAACGGTCATTCAGGCACCGAGTACAGCCCTCGCGGAGGTCCTGTATTCGGTGTCCCGAGACAAGAACGTTCGGGGCGTTACGCTCACGGGAACCCCGGAGGACGCCCGCCGTGCACTGATCGGGAACGGACCGATCTCGGTCGCCTCAGTCGACGACGACGAACTGACCGAATACGCGGCAGTCGTCGGCGAGTTCAGCATTCACGACGCGCTGATCGTCGCGATTCACCGGGCGCGGGGCACGGACGCGATCATCACGGCCGACGGTGTGATCCGCAACGCAGGGTACGAGGTCCTCTGGGCGTGA
- a CDS encoding GNAT family N-acetyltransferase: MSEDSHGVRLRPARPGDATAVRDIYAPFVRDSPATFRTEVPSVEHVADEIREKRATDEFPWYVAVAGSPEHGSEHSTDDSDANGVVGYAYGSRLRDRGAYRWAVETSIYVDPDAHRGGIGTALYDRLLDTLRRQGYCGVYAALGMPNPESEAFHERYDFERIGAFPAAGFKLGDWHDVVWYYRRLRDPDGEPEEPRPVSAVDTAFADG, translated from the coding sequence ATGTCCGAAGATTCTCACGGCGTCCGGCTCCGACCGGCCCGTCCGGGGGACGCGACCGCCGTCCGCGACATCTACGCGCCGTTCGTGCGCGACTCGCCGGCGACGTTCCGCACCGAGGTCCCCTCGGTCGAACACGTCGCCGACGAGATCCGCGAGAAGCGCGCGACCGACGAGTTTCCCTGGTACGTCGCCGTCGCCGGCAGCCCCGAGCACGGGAGCGAACACAGCACCGACGACAGCGACGCAAACGGCGTCGTCGGCTACGCGTACGGCAGCCGACTCCGCGACCGCGGGGCCTACCGCTGGGCCGTCGAGACCTCGATCTACGTCGACCCCGACGCGCACCGGGGCGGGATCGGAACCGCCCTGTACGACCGCCTGCTGGACACGCTCCGCCGACAGGGCTACTGCGGCGTCTACGCCGCTCTTGGAATGCCGAACCCCGAGAGCGAGGCGTTCCACGAGCGCTACGACTTCGAGCGGATCGGAGCGTTCCCCGCTGCCGGGTTCAAACTCGGCGACTGGCACGACGTCGTCTGGTACTATCGGCGGCTCCGCGACCCCGACGGCGAGCCCGAGGAACCGCGGCCGGTGTCGGCGGTCGACACCGCGTTCGCCGACGGCTGA
- a CDS encoding flippase-like domain-containing protein, whose amino-acid sequence MAGHPDGTDGDPSDPARVESVGNRTEGVGGETTDRDVTVSVVLPAYNEAETIEATVATTLGTLAAFLDPGTFEVIVAEDGCDDRTPEIADRLAAEDDRVRHFHSDERLGRGGALEQAFEAAHGDTLVYFDTDLATDMRHLEELVERVRSGEADVATGSRWIPDNVADRPAKRGVPSRAYNGLVRAFLRSDLRDHQCGFKAFSREAFEALRDDVGDDHWFWDTEMLVRAQRAGYEVAEFPVDWEPQSDTKVDLVRDVLGMGSQILRTWWQLSVRPRLSKRVGLVAGGGLAVLALVLMTQYIDFGTVLSEMRAADPVLVGAATVVYLLSWPLRGLRYRDILAELGYRERVDFLTGAVFISQTGNLVFPARAGDLIRAYVVKARRGIPYPSGFASLAAERVFDLLTIASMAGVVLVGYTVTGQTAELARAVVGAEGAGRVAVAVALGVSLAAIGAVGAIALSARSDRDYVTEAVHRVSTDSYADFVAGVIGRFVGDLQTVAGTRRGFARVGATSVLVWTLDVVTALLVLAAFAPGLPLVELVAVSFFAVSVGNLAKVLPLSPGGIGLYEGAFTLLVVALTPLGPELALGAAVLDHAVKNLVTVVGGYASMLGLNVSLTTAVEETREVRGTEESPKLD is encoded by the coding sequence ATGGCTGGTCACCCAGACGGCACCGACGGTGACCCTTCCGACCCCGCTCGCGTCGAGAGCGTCGGGAATCGCACCGAGGGCGTCGGCGGGGAGACCACGGACCGGGACGTGACGGTGAGCGTCGTCCTTCCGGCCTACAACGAGGCCGAGACGATCGAGGCGACGGTCGCGACGACGCTCGGCACGCTCGCCGCGTTCCTCGATCCGGGGACCTTCGAGGTGATCGTCGCCGAGGACGGCTGCGACGATCGGACGCCGGAGATCGCGGACCGACTGGCGGCCGAGGACGATCGCGTCCGGCACTTCCACAGCGACGAGCGGCTCGGACGGGGTGGGGCCCTGGAGCAGGCGTTCGAGGCGGCCCACGGCGACACCCTCGTCTACTTCGACACGGACCTGGCGACGGACATGCGGCACCTCGAAGAACTGGTCGAGCGCGTCCGCTCCGGGGAGGCCGACGTCGCAACCGGCTCGCGCTGGATACCCGACAACGTCGCGGACAGGCCCGCGAAACGCGGCGTGCCGAGCCGGGCGTACAACGGACTCGTGCGCGCGTTCCTCCGCTCGGACCTCCGCGATCACCAGTGCGGGTTCAAGGCGTTCAGCCGGGAGGCGTTCGAGGCGCTCCGAGACGACGTCGGCGACGACCACTGGTTCTGGGACACGGAGATGCTCGTCCGCGCGCAGCGGGCCGGCTACGAGGTGGCGGAGTTCCCCGTCGACTGGGAGCCGCAGAGCGACACGAAAGTGGACCTCGTCCGCGACGTCCTCGGGATGGGGAGTCAGATCCTCCGGACGTGGTGGCAGCTGTCCGTCCGCCCGCGGCTCTCGAAGCGGGTCGGCCTCGTCGCCGGGGGCGGACTGGCCGTCCTCGCGCTCGTGTTGATGACGCAGTACATCGACTTCGGGACCGTCCTCTCGGAGATGCGGGCGGCCGATCCGGTCCTCGTGGGCGCGGCGACGGTCGTGTACCTCCTCTCGTGGCCGCTCCGTGGCCTCCGCTACCGCGACATCCTCGCGGAACTCGGCTACCGCGAGCGCGTCGACTTCCTGACGGGCGCGGTGTTCATCAGTCAGACCGGGAACCTGGTGTTCCCCGCCCGCGCCGGCGACCTCATCCGAGCGTACGTGGTCAAGGCTCGCCGGGGCATTCCGTACCCCTCGGGGTTCGCGTCGCTGGCGGCCGAACGGGTATTCGATCTGCTCACCATCGCGTCGATGGCCGGCGTCGTCCTCGTCGGGTACACCGTCACGGGACAGACCGCCGAACTCGCCCGGGCGGTCGTCGGCGCGGAGGGCGCGGGCCGGGTGGCCGTCGCCGTCGCCCTCGGCGTCAGCCTCGCAGCCATCGGCGCGGTCGGCGCCATCGCGCTCTCCGCGCGGAGCGACCGCGACTACGTCACGGAGGCGGTCCACCGGGTGAGCACGGACTCCTACGCCGACTTCGTCGCCGGCGTGATCGGGCGGTTCGTCGGCGACCTCCAGACGGTCGCCGGGACGCGCCGGGGGTTCGCCCGCGTCGGCGCGACGAGCGTGCTCGTCTGGACGCTCGACGTCGTGACTGCGCTGCTCGTCCTCGCGGCGTTCGCGCCGGGGCTTCCGCTCGTCGAACTGGTCGCGGTGAGCTTCTTCGCCGTCAGCGTCGGCAACCTCGCGAAGGTGCTGCCGCTGTCGCCGGGCGGGATCGGACTCTACGAGGGCGCGTTCACGCTTCTCGTGGTCGCGCTGACCCCGCTCGGCCCGGAACTCGCGCTCGGTGCGGCCGTCCTCGATCACGCCGTGAAGAACCTCGTCACCGTCGTCGGCGGCTACGCCTCGATGCTCGGACTCAACGTCTCGCTGACGACCGCCGTCGAGGAGACCCGCGAGGTGCGCGGCACCGAGGAATCGCCGAAGCTCGACTGA
- a CDS encoding metal-dependent hydrolase yields the protein MLPLEHFIVAFLPVLGYVLVRDGRLPTLRLVALVFVGSQFPDLIDKPLAHQFGVIPSGRVFMHSLPVAVPFLAAVALYGWKTDRNRLSSAFAFAHLSHLLADNYRPLLPPSPTVSPDLLWPFTPPATRAPVPHWAGPGGINVRLWTLFSAVVLAVCAYVLVADVREHF from the coding sequence ATGCTTCCGCTGGAGCACTTCATCGTCGCTTTCCTCCCCGTGCTTGGCTACGTGCTGGTGCGGGACGGACGGCTCCCCACACTCCGCCTGGTGGCGCTCGTCTTCGTCGGGAGCCAGTTCCCGGACCTGATCGACAAACCGCTCGCTCACCAGTTCGGAGTCATCCCCTCCGGACGGGTGTTCATGCACTCGCTGCCCGTCGCGGTCCCGTTCCTCGCGGCGGTCGCTCTCTACGGGTGGAAGACGGACAGAAACAGGCTGAGTTCGGCCTTCGCGTTCGCGCACCTGTCGCACCTCCTCGCCGACAACTACAGACCGCTTCTCCCGCCGTCGCCGACGGTTTCACCCGACCTCCTGTGGCCGTTCACCCCGCCGGCGACGCGCGCGCCGGTCCCGCACTGGGCGGGTCCGGGCGGGATCAACGTCCGACTCTGGACGCTCTTTTCGGCCGTCGTGCTCGCCGTCTGTGCGTACGTGCTGGTCGCGGACGTGAGAGAGCACTTCTGA
- a CDS encoding DUF84 family protein, whose product MRIAVGSGNPVKREATVRVFPDDDVAAEPVPSGVSEQPFGHDETRRGARNRAETALGADAYDLGVGIEGGVAGFDESAVGIEEGGVAGGRFEGSGIGASATGAGEDSEAGAPAATELYLVMWAAVTDGDRWGVGAGPSLPLPTPIAARVGDGEELGPVMDDVLGESNVAEKQGAAGAFTGGKLTRTDALDAAVAAAASPFLSDLY is encoded by the coding sequence ATGCGAATCGCAGTCGGCAGCGGGAACCCGGTGAAGCGCGAGGCGACCGTTCGCGTCTTCCCCGACGACGACGTCGCCGCCGAACCGGTCCCCTCGGGTGTCTCCGAACAGCCGTTCGGCCACGACGAGACGCGACGAGGGGCGCGAAACAGGGCCGAGACGGCACTCGGAGCCGACGCCTACGACCTCGGCGTCGGCATCGAGGGCGGCGTCGCGGGGTTCGACGAATCGGCGGTCGGAATCGAGGAGGGCGGCGTCGCGGGCGGCCGATTCGAGGGCTCCGGGATCGGGGCGTCGGCGACCGGAGCCGGCGAGGACAGCGAAGCGGGGGCGCCGGCCGCCACCGAACTGTATCTCGTGATGTGGGCCGCCGTCACCGACGGCGACCGCTGGGGGGTCGGGGCCGGACCGAGCCTCCCGCTGCCGACGCCCATCGCCGCGCGAGTCGGCGACGGCGAGGAACTGGGCCCCGTGATGGACGACGTCCTCGGCGAGTCGAACGTCGCGGAGAAGCAGGGAGCAGCGGGTGCGTTCACGGGCGGAAAACTGACCCGGACGGACGCGCTCGACGCCGCCGTCGCGGCCGCCGCGTCGCCGTTCCTGAGCGATCTGTACTGA
- a CDS encoding zinc ribbon domain-containing protein gives MTGTRRRALIATLVAVLGASLGVAGAGHLYLRRWRRAAAWFSFVVGAALVLLWAFVDPSTLNLADPAAVASVDPATLPVAVTAPLFGLLLVSAVDAYRLAVAGPRMTDEPQCPNCGGELDPAIDFCPWCTIELEWERPGEQQ, from the coding sequence ATGACCGGAACGCGCCGCCGTGCGTTGATCGCGACACTCGTCGCCGTCCTCGGTGCAAGCCTCGGCGTCGCCGGTGCGGGCCACCTCTACCTCCGCCGCTGGCGACGCGCGGCCGCCTGGTTCTCCTTCGTCGTGGGCGCGGCGCTCGTGCTCCTGTGGGCGTTCGTCGACCCCTCGACGCTGAACCTCGCGGATCCGGCGGCCGTCGCGTCGGTCGATCCCGCGACGCTCCCGGTGGCCGTCACCGCCCCGCTGTTCGGGCTCCTCCTGGTCAGCGCGGTTGACGCCTACCGCCTCGCCGTCGCGGGGCCGCGGATGACGGACGAACCGCAGTGTCCGAACTGCGGCGGGGAACTCGACCCCGCCATCGACTTCTGTCCGTGGTGTACGATCGAACTGGAGTGGGAACGGCCCGGAGAACAGCAGTAA
- a CDS encoding 3-dehydroquinate synthase II, with protein sequence MTRSVWLKADDSVGDWETRKRRITAGLEAGVDWVLVDEADVARVRSLGDVSVAAFKTDADSSLIDDVEAGEDGDDDGADDQHADAYIVGKDGEGDGTVDLPEDFSGSADLTTLRREDERAQGAYVRILSKDYEGFAEAAAEDAEYTIVVGEDWTIIPLENLIARIGEETDLIAGVTSAEEAKTAFETLELGSDGVLIDSDDPDEIRKTVEIRDEAERETLDLEWATVTAVERTGMADRVCVDTGNLMEHDEGMLVGSMGRGLFFVHAETAESPYVASRPFRVNAGAVHAYVRTPDGGTKYLSELKSGDEVQIVDSEGKTREAVVGRVKIEKRPMFRVEAEIDGDRVETLLQNAETIKVPTREGRKSVTDLEAGDEVLLYYEETARHFGEAVEESIIEK encoded by the coding sequence ATGACACGAAGCGTCTGGCTCAAGGCCGACGACAGCGTCGGCGACTGGGAGACACGGAAGCGACGGATCACGGCGGGCCTCGAAGCGGGCGTCGACTGGGTGCTCGTCGACGAGGCCGACGTCGCCCGCGTGCGCTCGCTCGGCGACGTCTCCGTGGCCGCGTTCAAGACCGACGCCGACAGCAGCCTCATCGACGACGTCGAGGCCGGCGAGGACGGAGACGACGACGGAGCGGACGACCAGCACGCCGACGCCTACATCGTCGGCAAGGACGGAGAGGGCGACGGGACGGTCGACCTCCCCGAGGACTTCTCCGGGTCGGCCGATCTCACCACGCTCCGCCGCGAGGACGAGCGGGCGCAGGGGGCCTACGTCCGGATCCTCTCGAAGGACTACGAGGGGTTCGCCGAGGCGGCCGCCGAGGACGCCGAGTACACCATCGTCGTCGGCGAGGACTGGACGATCATCCCGCTCGAGAACCTCATCGCGCGGATCGGCGAGGAGACGGACCTGATCGCCGGCGTGACGAGTGCCGAAGAGGCGAAGACGGCGTTCGAGACGCTCGAACTCGGTTCCGACGGCGTCCTCATCGACTCGGACGACCCCGACGAGATCAGAAAGACCGTCGAGATCCGCGACGAGGCCGAGCGCGAGACGCTCGACCTCGAGTGGGCGACCGTGACCGCGGTCGAGCGCACGGGGATGGCCGACCGCGTCTGCGTCGACACCGGGAACCTGATGGAGCACGACGAGGGGATGCTCGTCGGCAGTATGGGCCGCGGGCTCTTCTTCGTCCACGCCGAGACCGCCGAGTCGCCGTACGTCGCCTCCCGGCCGTTCCGCGTCAACGCCGGCGCGGTCCACGCCTACGTCCGGACGCCCGACGGCGGCACGAAGTACCTCTCGGAACTCAAGAGCGGCGACGAGGTGCAGATCGTCGACTCCGAGGGGAAGACCCGCGAGGCCGTCGTCGGCCGCGTGAAGATCGAGAAGCGGCCGATGTTCCGCGTCGAGGCCGAGATCGACGGCGACCGCGTCGAGACGCTCCTGCAGAACGCCGAGACGATCAAGGTTCCGACGCGGGAGGGCCGGAAGTCGGTGACGGACCTCGAAGCCGGCGACGAGGTGTTGCTGTACTACGAGGAGACCGCCCGGCACTTCGGCGAGGCCGTCGAGGAGAGCATCATCGAAAAGTAA
- a CDS encoding TRAM domain-containing protein, translating to MEISDKLLCLFNADVREEDDRYVVEVPKREVETGSIEPGEAYRVALISRAVESDSESTETERPSSEPQPPVEPGELRYVEIEDIGKQGDGIARVERGYVIIVPGTDVGDRVKIEVSEVKSNFAVGEVIEEEV from the coding sequence GTGGAAATCTCAGATAAGCTCTTGTGTCTGTTCAACGCGGATGTTCGTGAGGAAGACGACCGCTACGTCGTCGAAGTGCCGAAACGCGAGGTCGAGACCGGGTCGATCGAACCCGGCGAGGCCTACCGCGTCGCTCTCATCTCTCGTGCGGTCGAGTCCGACTCGGAATCGACCGAGACCGAGCGCCCGTCCTCCGAGCCGCAGCCACCGGTCGAGCCCGGAGAACTGCGCTACGTGGAGATCGAAGACATCGGCAAACAGGGCGACGGCATCGCCCGCGTCGAGCGCGGCTACGTCATCATCGTCCCCGGCACCGACGTCGGCGACCGGGTGAAGATCGAGGTCAGCGAGGTCAAATCGAACTTCGCGGTCGGCGAAGTGATCGAAGAAGAGGTCTAG